Proteins encoded by one window of Ferroacidibacillus organovorans:
- the murB gene encoding UDP-N-acetylmuramate dehydrogenase, whose protein sequence is MKPQALYALFAPLADDVRIDEPLKRHTSWRIGGPADVLVAPRDLESLKACIVRAHEAGIPYFILGRGSNLLVRDGGIRGLVIKLGDAFSELAIEGQTLTALAGRSIVSAANRAMREGLSGLEFATGIPGSVGGAVTMNAGAHGGEIKDVLQEALVLTRAGALKRVSLQDLAFSYRHSAVPENAWTVVRASFSLRAGDVAEMRARTSAWSQRRRLTQPLSQPNCGSVFRNPPGDFSARLIEAAGLKKMRVGDAMISDVHANFIVNLGAATAEDVLELMSRAQEAILTRFAVELIPEVRVVGEAKTQG, encoded by the coding sequence TTGAAACCTCAAGCTCTATACGCTCTGTTTGCGCCGCTTGCCGATGATGTGCGAATCGATGAACCCCTGAAACGGCATACCTCGTGGCGAATTGGCGGACCGGCAGATGTCCTCGTCGCTCCGCGCGATCTCGAGTCGCTAAAGGCATGCATCGTGCGCGCCCATGAAGCGGGGATTCCCTATTTCATCTTGGGGCGCGGAAGCAACCTGCTCGTACGAGACGGGGGAATTCGCGGGCTTGTCATCAAGCTTGGCGACGCGTTTTCAGAGCTTGCGATTGAGGGGCAGACGCTCACGGCGCTTGCGGGACGCTCGATTGTCTCTGCGGCAAACCGCGCGATGCGCGAAGGGCTGTCCGGGTTAGAATTTGCAACAGGAATTCCTGGCTCCGTCGGGGGTGCAGTCACGATGAACGCGGGTGCGCACGGCGGAGAAATCAAGGATGTCTTGCAAGAGGCGCTCGTTCTAACGCGTGCGGGGGCGCTAAAACGCGTCTCTTTACAGGATCTCGCGTTCTCATACCGACACAGCGCGGTGCCAGAAAACGCATGGACAGTCGTGCGCGCTTCCTTTTCGCTTCGCGCAGGCGACGTGGCGGAGATGCGCGCACGCACGAGTGCATGGAGCCAGCGCCGACGTTTGACGCAGCCCTTGTCTCAACCTAACTGTGGCAGTGTTTTTCGCAATCCGCCGGGAGACTTCTCTGCGCGCCTGATTGAGGCGGCAGGTCTTAAAAAGATGCGGGTTGGGGACGCGATGATCTCTGATGTACACGCGAATTTTATTGTGAATTTAGGAGCAGCAACGGCAGAGGACGTTCTGGAATTGATGTCGCGCGCGCAAGAGGCGATTCTGACTCGCTTTGCCGTGGAACTCATCCCAGAGGTGCGCGTTGTCGGTGAGGCGAAGACGCAGGGGTGA
- the murD gene encoding UDP-N-acetylmuramoyl-L-alanine--D-glutamate ligase — translation MDLKNRRVLVVGLARSGVAAAKLLHKMGAQVVTNDASPRDSLRFAIETLQPLGIPVVSDGHPFTLLDSTSLIVKNPGIPYHMPLIAEAMARDIPIITEVELAFHATHTPIIGITGSNGKTTTTSLVGAMFLKAGIPARVAGNIGVPLSEAVLSSQDESALIVELSSFQLQGTRDFRPHIATVLNLYPTHLDYHGDFEAYVRAKEKICIRQGQDDWLVLNMDNEHTRHFADHARAKVIWFSRLAPVPRGAYVYENHIYVREAEGAPPICLLSMDQIKLPGTHNLENILAATATAFYAGVPLEAIVATLQTFRGVEHRLEFIRCVDGVDYYNDSKATNPKAALSAIRALAKPLVLLLGGLERGDDLKELSEGLRGRAKAVIALGQSRERMADAARQAGVPEVHIASSFSEAVALAAQTAQHGDAVLLSPAAASWDQFKSFEERGCIFKKLVNKL, via the coding sequence ATGGATTTAAAGAATCGGCGCGTCCTAGTTGTGGGGCTTGCGCGAAGCGGGGTTGCCGCGGCTAAATTGCTTCACAAAATGGGAGCGCAGGTTGTCACCAATGACGCTTCACCCCGCGACTCGCTGCGTTTTGCGATCGAAACCCTCCAGCCGCTCGGAATTCCGGTGGTTTCGGACGGACACCCATTTACACTGCTTGACAGTACGTCACTCATTGTAAAAAACCCGGGGATCCCTTACCATATGCCGCTGATCGCAGAGGCGATGGCGCGTGACATCCCGATTATTACAGAGGTGGAACTCGCTTTTCACGCGACGCATACACCGATCATCGGGATCACAGGATCAAATGGCAAGACGACGACCACTTCACTTGTAGGCGCCATGTTTTTGAAGGCAGGCATCCCTGCACGCGTGGCGGGCAACATCGGTGTGCCGCTGAGTGAGGCTGTGCTTTCGTCGCAAGATGAGTCAGCGCTGATTGTCGAACTTTCAAGTTTTCAGTTGCAAGGAACGCGCGATTTTCGGCCACACATTGCAACGGTCCTCAATCTCTATCCAACGCATCTCGATTATCACGGTGACTTTGAAGCGTATGTGCGCGCAAAAGAAAAGATTTGCATCCGGCAAGGCCAGGATGATTGGCTGGTCCTAAACATGGACAACGAGCACACGCGCCACTTCGCAGATCACGCGCGTGCCAAGGTCATCTGGTTTAGCCGTCTCGCACCCGTACCGCGCGGTGCCTATGTGTATGAAAATCACATCTATGTTCGTGAGGCAGAGGGCGCACCGCCGATCTGTCTTTTATCCATGGATCAAATCAAGCTTCCCGGCACCCATAATCTTGAGAATATACTCGCAGCGACTGCGACTGCATTTTACGCGGGCGTCCCGCTTGAAGCGATTGTGGCGACACTTCAGACGTTTCGCGGTGTCGAGCATCGACTGGAATTTATCCGTTGCGTGGACGGGGTCGACTATTATAACGATTCGAAAGCCACCAACCCAAAAGCTGCGCTCTCGGCAATCCGCGCGCTAGCCAAACCACTTGTGCTGCTTCTTGGAGGACTTGAGCGCGGCGATGATTTGAAGGAACTAAGCGAGGGCCTGCGTGGGCGAGCCAAAGCCGTGATCGCACTCGGGCAATCGCGCGAGCGAATGGCAGATGCGGCGCGTCAGGCTGGCGTCCCCGAGGTGCACATCGCGTCATCGTTTTCCGAGGCAGTTGCGCTTGCCGCACAGACGGCGCAACATGGAGATGCGGTACTGCTCTCGCCTGCCGCGGCGAGTTGGGATCAATTCAAGTCGTTTGAAGAACGCGGGTGCATCTTTAAGAAGCTGGTGAATAAGCTGTAG
- the murA gene encoding UDP-N-acetylglucosamine 1-carboxyvinyltransferase, which translates to MERLVIEGGRRLAGSLRVHGSKNAALPILAAVTMADEEILIRDVPNLEDIHVMLDILRSVGAKVRYFDHQAFIDPTSIDTTVIPDHLMSQMRSSIFLMGPLLARFGAVRISKPGGCSIGSRPIDFHLKGLEQLGAEIIDRHGYIECRANRLQGGTIFLDFPSVGATENLMMAACLAEGETVIGNAAREPEIRDLAAFLTALGARISGAGDDTIVIEGVRRLHGGQYDVPPDRIVTGTLLIAGAVTGGNVVLTNVRPSDSTAVIMKLREAGVQISATRDILEVRESDGLRAIDRVQTAPFPGFPTDLQAPLMALLAKAKGTSIVSETVFEDRFRHVPELLRMGAAIKVDLRTAFVRGVRELTGAFVSATDLRAGAALVVAGLAANGSTVIDRVFHIDRGYESIELQLRALGADIVRIREPDRRAQGLTAHA; encoded by the coding sequence TTGGAGCGTTTAGTCATCGAGGGTGGACGTCGTTTGGCAGGTTCACTTCGTGTGCACGGTTCTAAAAATGCGGCATTGCCGATTCTCGCTGCGGTGACGATGGCGGATGAGGAAATTCTCATCCGCGACGTCCCGAACTTGGAAGATATTCATGTCATGCTCGACATTCTTCGCTCGGTGGGCGCAAAAGTGCGCTATTTTGATCATCAAGCATTCATCGATCCGACGAGCATTGACACCACTGTCATACCTGATCATCTGATGAGTCAGATGCGGTCGAGCATTTTTTTGATGGGGCCGCTGCTTGCGCGCTTTGGCGCAGTGCGAATCAGCAAGCCGGGAGGATGTTCCATCGGCAGCCGCCCAATTGACTTTCATTTAAAAGGGCTCGAACAACTCGGCGCAGAGATTATCGATCGCCACGGTTACATCGAGTGTCGCGCAAACCGCCTGCAAGGCGGCACGATTTTTCTTGATTTCCCGAGTGTCGGCGCGACGGAAAACCTGATGATGGCCGCATGTCTTGCAGAGGGTGAGACGGTGATCGGAAATGCCGCGCGCGAACCGGAAATCCGTGATCTTGCAGCTTTTTTGACGGCGCTTGGCGCGCGTATCAGCGGAGCGGGAGATGACACGATCGTCATCGAAGGCGTTCGCAGGCTGCACGGGGGCCAATATGATGTGCCGCCGGATCGGATCGTCACGGGAACGCTGCTGATTGCAGGCGCGGTGACAGGAGGCAACGTTGTACTGACGAACGTTCGTCCAAGCGATTCGACGGCAGTTATCATGAAGCTGAGGGAAGCCGGTGTTCAGATCTCCGCCACTCGTGATATACTTGAAGTCAGAGAATCAGACGGACTGCGGGCGATTGACCGCGTACAAACGGCGCCTTTCCCTGGATTTCCAACGGATCTTCAAGCGCCGCTGATGGCGCTTCTCGCGAAAGCGAAAGGCACGAGTATCGTGTCAGAGACGGTTTTTGAGGATCGCTTTCGCCATGTTCCTGAGCTGCTTCGCATGGGGGCTGCGATCAAAGTGGATTTGCGCACTGCGTTTGTGCGCGGTGTCAGGGAGCTGACAGGAGCGTTTGTTTCTGCGACGGATTTGCGGGCTGGTGCAGCGCTTGTCGTGGCAGGACTTGCCGCAAACGGAAGCACAGTGATTGACCGCGTCTTTCACATTGATCGCGGATATGAGAGCATTGAGTTGCAGTTGCGGGCGCTTGGCGCTGACATTGTACGTATCCGTGAACCGGATCGACGAGCGCAGGGACTTACCGCACACGCGTAA
- a CDS encoding UDP-N-acetylmuramoyl-L-alanyl-D-glutamate--2,6-diaminopimelate ligase: MKPLRQLADRLVLVNAIGSLDVQIDSIADDSRKVKPGGLFVAIRGNRVDGHAYAEQAVARGAAALLVEKACKVDVPQLIVPSTRRVAPIAAQWVLGDPADDMVLIAVTGTNGKTTTATLIEQVLLAMGHATGLIGTIAQRCGGVALRDSGMTTPEAVELANVLREMRDLGTKYVVMEASSHAMELARVAGLAYRVAAFTNLTQDHLDFHQTMDAYARAKGKLFSRLGNRFTPLADGGLPVAVLNVDDAQASVYAAETVQQIVTYGIDHPADVRGRDVVIRADGTQFVIDSFAGSAEVHLATPGRFSAYNALCATASCLALGIPLQAIAKTLSSLPGVSGRFEPVRAGQPFAILVDYSHTPDSLQNALDTIREFCTGRVITVVGCGGDRDRTKRPIMARVAAQRSDFFVLTSDNPRTEDPEKILDDMEAGIRDVASERYARITLREEGIRAALSVAQPGDVVLIAGKGHETYQILGTTYHDFDDRQVAKRIVEEQVQ, from the coding sequence GTGAAACCATTACGGCAACTCGCGGATCGTCTCGTTCTTGTCAATGCGATCGGATCGCTTGATGTGCAGATCGACAGCATCGCAGATGACTCGCGAAAGGTAAAACCGGGCGGGCTTTTTGTCGCCATTCGCGGGAATCGGGTCGATGGGCACGCCTATGCAGAACAAGCCGTTGCGCGCGGCGCAGCTGCGCTCTTGGTTGAAAAAGCGTGCAAGGTGGACGTTCCTCAACTGATCGTGCCATCCACGAGACGCGTCGCACCGATTGCGGCACAATGGGTGCTCGGTGATCCGGCGGATGACATGGTCTTGATCGCGGTGACTGGCACGAATGGAAAGACGACGACTGCCACCCTGATTGAGCAGGTGCTACTCGCGATGGGGCATGCGACAGGCCTGATTGGCACGATCGCGCAGCGCTGCGGTGGTGTTGCCCTGCGCGATTCCGGGATGACGACGCCTGAGGCGGTGGAACTTGCAAACGTCTTGCGCGAGATGCGCGATCTCGGGACAAAGTATGTCGTGATGGAGGCGTCATCGCATGCAATGGAGCTTGCGCGCGTGGCAGGACTTGCGTATCGCGTCGCAGCGTTTACCAATCTAACGCAGGACCATCTTGATTTTCATCAGACGATGGATGCTTATGCACGCGCCAAAGGGAAGCTGTTCTCGCGGCTTGGCAATCGCTTTACACCACTTGCAGACGGCGGGTTGCCTGTGGCGGTGCTGAATGTGGATGACGCGCAGGCGAGTGTGTATGCTGCCGAGACGGTTCAACAAATCGTCACGTATGGCATCGATCATCCGGCGGATGTGCGCGGGCGTGATGTCGTGATCCGTGCAGATGGCACTCAATTTGTCATTGATTCGTTTGCCGGCAGCGCAGAAGTGCACTTGGCGACACCGGGGCGCTTTAGCGCCTACAACGCGCTTTGCGCCACGGCGAGTTGCCTGGCGCTTGGGATCCCGCTTCAAGCGATCGCAAAAACGCTCTCGTCGCTGCCCGGTGTATCAGGGCGCTTTGAGCCTGTACGCGCAGGACAGCCGTTTGCGATTCTCGTCGACTACTCGCACACGCCGGACAGTCTGCAAAATGCGCTCGATACAATACGGGAGTTTTGCACAGGGCGGGTGATCACGGTCGTCGGTTGCGGCGGTGATCGCGACCGGACAAAACGACCGATCATGGCGCGCGTCGCGGCACAGCGCAGCGACTTTTTTGTGCTGACATCTGATAACCCTCGCACAGAAGACCCCGAAAAGATTCTTGACGATATGGAAGCTGGCATTCGTGACGTGGCATCTGAGCGCTATGCGCGGATTACGTTGCGTGAAGAAGGGATTCGCGCAGCGCTTAGCGTAGCGCAGCCGGGGGATGTTGTCTTGATTGCGGGAAAAGGGCACGAGACCTATCAAATCTTAGGAACGACCTATCACGATTTTGATGATCGACAGGTCGCAAAAAGGATTGTGGAGGAACAAGTCCAATGA
- a CDS encoding cell division protein FtsQ/DivIB → MECALAVEVATSKRSHRFFYLIFIFLFLLSAAVVTYLKSPLSVVKSIQISGTIDVPASLVARDLGIQVGDNLWQISTATAEHRILSDFPIVQSVDVTRSFVTQTVRVVITQKRLVGILDANHTFYQILSDGTVLTQDPTGIGANAPILSVTGNLSVSPGMRVTNPGLLALCHTIGNVPAGLISPFSEFNVEPYLGKLAIVGYTKDHFEVLLPIDRLAAALQMFEAIHAKLLSSKVAPGLIDLISSQEGVYKPY, encoded by the coding sequence ATGGAGTGCGCGTTGGCAGTCGAGGTGGCGACTTCGAAACGGAGTCATAGGTTTTTTTATCTCATCTTTATCTTTCTATTCCTTTTATCTGCTGCGGTTGTCACTTATTTGAAATCCCCACTTTCGGTCGTTAAGTCGATTCAGATTAGCGGCACGATCGATGTCCCCGCCTCCCTTGTCGCTCGCGATCTTGGCATACAAGTGGGGGACAACCTCTGGCAAATTTCTACCGCGACGGCGGAACACCGAATTTTGTCTGACTTTCCGATTGTGCAATCGGTTGATGTCACGCGCAGTTTTGTGACGCAGACGGTGCGCGTTGTCATTACGCAAAAACGCCTGGTGGGCATTCTTGACGCGAATCACACCTTCTATCAGATTCTCTCAGACGGTACTGTCTTAACACAGGACCCAACAGGGATTGGCGCGAATGCCCCCATTTTATCGGTGACAGGAAACCTCAGTGTGAGTCCTGGAATGCGTGTGACCAATCCGGGACTGCTTGCGCTTTGCCACACGATAGGGAATGTTCCCGCGGGACTCATCTCACCTTTTTCCGAGTTTAACGTCGAGCCTTATCTTGGGAAACTGGCGATTGTCGGGTACACGAAAGATCACTTTGAGGTTCTGCTACCGATTGACCGTCTGGCGGCGGCGCTGCAAATGTTTGAAGCGATTCACGCGAAGCTGCTCAGTTCAAAAGTTGCCCCAGGTTTGATCGATCTCATATCAAGCCAAGAAGGCGTATATAAACCGTATTGA
- the mraY gene encoding phospho-N-acetylmuramoyl-pentapeptide-transferase has product MDVKSLTFILVVSFLIVLFLGPLAIPLLHRFKFGQSIRSEGPARHQAKSGTPTMGGILFVLATTFTAWRFSNSPTTWILLLAMLGFGIVGMLDDALKIVRKRNLGLTARQKLLGQVTVAVIFYLVLYARGWHFELNLPGLLHPLSLGIFYLPFLALFMIGTANAVNLTDGLDGLAAGTSFVAFAAFAVLAWWNSQWNVSAFSTAVAGSLLGFLYYNRHPARLFMGDTGSLALGGALAAVAVLSRSEVWLILIGGVFVIETLSVILQVISFQSTGKRIFRMSPLHHHFELVGWSEWKVVTVFWLAGILCSLAALYFVIRP; this is encoded by the coding sequence TTGGACGTAAAATCACTCACCTTCATTCTGGTGGTATCCTTCTTGATCGTCTTGTTTCTAGGGCCGCTTGCGATTCCTCTTTTGCACCGCTTTAAATTCGGTCAATCGATCCGCTCTGAAGGCCCCGCTCGCCATCAGGCTAAATCAGGCACCCCGACGATGGGGGGGATTCTCTTTGTCCTTGCCACAACATTTACCGCGTGGCGTTTCTCAAACTCCCCCACCACATGGATTTTGCTGCTTGCGATGCTGGGATTTGGAATTGTGGGCATGCTAGATGACGCACTAAAAATCGTGCGCAAGCGCAACCTCGGTCTCACTGCGCGACAAAAGCTGCTTGGTCAAGTCACCGTTGCGGTGATTTTCTATCTCGTGCTCTATGCGCGCGGCTGGCATTTTGAATTAAATCTGCCGGGACTTTTACACCCGCTTTCGCTCGGCATTTTTTATCTTCCTTTTCTTGCCCTTTTTATGATCGGCACGGCAAATGCAGTCAATCTGACAGATGGGCTCGACGGATTGGCGGCGGGGACAAGCTTTGTTGCATTCGCAGCGTTTGCTGTGCTAGCGTGGTGGAACAGCCAGTGGAACGTATCTGCTTTTTCGACCGCTGTGGCGGGATCCTTGCTCGGCTTTCTGTACTATAATCGCCATCCCGCGCGACTGTTCATGGGGGATACAGGATCGCTTGCGCTCGGCGGTGCACTCGCTGCAGTCGCAGTGCTTTCACGCTCAGAAGTATGGCTTATCCTGATTGGCGGCGTGTTTGTTATAGAGACGCTCTCTGTCATCCTTCAGGTGATCTCGTTTCAATCAACGGGCAAACGGATTTTCAGGATGAGTCCGCTCCATCACCACTTTGAGCTAGTCGGCTGGTCCGAGTGGAAGGTGGTCACTGTGTTTTGGCTGGCGGGCATTCTGTGTAGTCTGGCTGCGCTTTACTTTGTCATTCGCCCATAA
- a CDS encoding UDP-N-acetylmuramoyl-tripeptide--D-alanyl-D-alanine ligase has translation MIEANLSFAAEAVGGERSGADLLFSGVTIDSRTARERQLFLPIVGETFDGHAFVKDALARGCVAFFWERHRPLPEALREYPHVLVERGIDALHALATAYRAQCHARVIGITGSNGKTTTKDMLATVLKKRFKTAATVGNLNNEFGLPLSILSWPIDTEVAILEMGMRGAGQIAALCRIAQPDIGAITLIGEAHLELLGSRRAIADAKWELIAALPSGGFAVLPEDEPLLRRAPPAGVRVTTFGESKQADVRVTDYASHGACGATFVLDPPGLIVKLKVPGIHIARNGALVYAVARELGMADEEIGEALGAYTSSAGRQALEELAPGVLLIDDAYNASPTSMARALEVLRDMPHAQKMAVLGDMREIGEPEDEKHVALGESLAAYGVTQLIAVGHHRKAIEHGARQAQLTDVQTFASAQEAAEFIAQNVCGEYTERGDIVILVKASRAVGLERVSDALRDSFAALKGE, from the coding sequence ATGATTGAGGCAAATCTCTCGTTTGCGGCAGAAGCCGTCGGAGGCGAACGCTCTGGCGCAGATCTGCTTTTTTCGGGTGTCACGATTGATTCGCGCACGGCGAGAGAACGGCAACTGTTTCTGCCGATTGTCGGTGAGACATTTGACGGCCACGCGTTTGTAAAGGATGCGCTTGCGCGCGGCTGTGTCGCTTTTTTTTGGGAGCGGCACAGACCGCTGCCTGAAGCGCTTCGCGAATACCCGCACGTACTCGTTGAGCGCGGTATCGACGCGCTACACGCGCTGGCAACCGCATACCGTGCTCAGTGCCATGCGCGCGTCATCGGAATTACAGGCAGCAATGGCAAGACGACGACCAAAGACATGCTGGCGACGGTTTTAAAAAAGCGGTTCAAGACGGCTGCCACCGTCGGCAATTTGAACAATGAGTTTGGATTGCCGCTCTCGATCCTTTCGTGGCCGATCGACACCGAGGTGGCGATCCTAGAGATGGGGATGCGCGGCGCTGGACAGATCGCGGCGCTGTGTCGCATTGCACAACCTGACATCGGTGCGATTACGCTGATCGGCGAGGCTCATTTGGAACTTCTCGGCTCGCGGCGCGCGATTGCCGACGCGAAATGGGAACTGATCGCGGCGCTGCCAAGTGGTGGTTTTGCTGTTCTTCCCGAAGATGAGCCACTGTTGAGGCGCGCACCTCCCGCGGGGGTTCGCGTCACGACATTTGGTGAATCGAAGCAGGCTGATGTGCGTGTGACAGATTATGCATCGCATGGTGCTTGTGGCGCAACGTTTGTGCTTGATCCGCCTGGCCTTATTGTAAAGCTCAAAGTCCCGGGCATTCACATCGCGAGAAATGGCGCCCTTGTTTATGCTGTCGCACGGGAACTTGGCATGGCTGACGAGGAGATTGGCGAGGCGCTCGGGGCATACACCAGTTCAGCGGGACGGCAAGCCTTGGAAGAACTCGCGCCAGGCGTTCTATTGATCGATGACGCGTACAATGCGTCCCCGACATCGATGGCACGCGCACTTGAAGTCTTGCGCGATATGCCGCACGCGCAGAAGATGGCCGTGCTTGGGGATATGCGGGAAATTGGTGAGCCGGAAGATGAAAAACATGTGGCGCTTGGGGAATCACTCGCCGCGTATGGCGTCACGCAGTTGATTGCAGTAGGCCACCATCGCAAAGCGATCGAGCACGGCGCGCGACAGGCGCAACTCACGGATGTACAGACGTTTGCGTCTGCGCAGGAAGCGGCGGAATTTATCGCGCAAAACGTGTGCGGCGAATACACAGAGCGCGGCGACATTGTCATTTTGGTCAAAGCGTCGCGCGCGGTTGGCCTTGAGCGAGTGTCGGATGCGCTCAGGGATTCGTTTGCCGCGCTTAAGGGGGAATGA
- the murG gene encoding undecaprenyldiphospho-muramoylpentapeptide beta-N-acetylglucosaminyltransferase, with protein sequence MRIVVTGGGTGGHIYPALSIIKRMKERHPAAEVLYIGTERGLERELAPRSGVACVFLRVEGLQRRLSARAFRTVFLAGTSFLSARRVLKKFRPDVVIGTGGYVVLPVLLAARTLGVPSAVLELDAFAGLSNRLSGRFVNTVLLGMEAGKSFFQKAPRVVVTGNPRATEVLSIGEDEIARVCGSLGLDRSRPIVTILGGSRGARPINDAVFELIRKPRAHREQIVWITGQIHYESICQQLATTSVQKDIFILPYMDEMPALLSATTVLVSRAGATILAELTALGIPAILIPSPYVTHHHQDYNAQALAAQGAAVVIAEASLAQGALEAQLDALLASPIRLESMHKASQRMGKPDALARIADEIERLLA encoded by the coding sequence GTGCGCATTGTCGTGACAGGCGGAGGGACAGGTGGGCATATCTATCCGGCGCTCTCCATTATCAAACGCATGAAAGAGCGCCATCCCGCGGCTGAAGTGTTGTACATAGGGACGGAGCGTGGACTTGAGCGTGAACTCGCGCCAAGGTCCGGGGTCGCCTGTGTTTTTTTGCGCGTCGAAGGGTTGCAGCGCCGCCTATCGGCGCGCGCGTTTCGCACTGTGTTTCTCGCGGGAACAAGCTTTCTTTCCGCGCGCCGCGTCTTGAAGAAGTTTCGCCCAGATGTAGTCATCGGGACAGGCGGTTATGTGGTTCTCCCGGTTCTGCTTGCTGCGCGCACGCTCGGCGTGCCGTCTGCAGTACTTGAATTGGATGCGTTTGCGGGTCTCTCCAACCGCCTTTCCGGGCGTTTTGTAAACACGGTGTTACTCGGGATGGAGGCTGGTAAATCTTTCTTCCAAAAGGCGCCACGCGTCGTTGTGACGGGGAATCCGCGCGCGACAGAAGTGCTCTCGATTGGCGAGGATGAAATTGCGCGTGTGTGTGGCTCGCTTGGGCTTGACCGCAGCCGCCCGATCGTGACGATTCTTGGCGGGAGTCGCGGCGCGCGTCCTATCAACGACGCCGTTTTCGAGCTTATAAGAAAACCGCGCGCTCACCGCGAACAGATTGTCTGGATCACTGGCCAGATTCACTATGAGTCGATTTGTCAGCAACTCGCGACGACGTCTGTGCAGAAAGATATTTTTATTCTTCCCTACATGGATGAGATGCCGGCGCTTCTCTCGGCGACAACGGTTTTGGTCAGTCGTGCGGGAGCGACGATCCTCGCAGAGCTCACAGCGCTAGGCATCCCTGCGATACTCATTCCTTCGCCTTATGTGACGCACCACCATCAGGACTATAACGCACAGGCGCTTGCAGCGCAGGGCGCGGCCGTTGTGATCGCAGAAGCGAGTTTGGCGCAAGGCGCTCTTGAAGCGCAACTGGATGCGCTGCTTGCGAGCCCAATCCGCCTCGAATCGATGCATAAGGCGAGTCAGCGCATGGGAAAACCAGATGCGCTCGCACGGATTGCCGATGAGATCGAGCGCTTGCTCGCGTAG
- the ftsW gene encoding putative lipid II flippase FtsW has product MQSAKTTDWMIPIATVSLLVIGLLMVHSASTYLSAERHADAFYYFKRQLMWACIGLFFMFGLSRIDYRILLKYARPILFFCVVFLALVLVPHVGQVRGGSRAWLGIGTFGIQPSEFAKFGLLIFLSAYLSDQPDRMLSFKKGLIPPLLIMALFIGLIMLEPDLGQSAVIAGATLLLVFVAGARMRHLLSLLAVGLVLFTGLIAAAPYRLMRILSFLDPWKYPRGIGYHIIMSLIAVGRGAFLGQGLGNSTQKFLYLPEPQTDFIFAILTEELGFLGALLTLFLFAVLIWRGLRVAMQARDRFGAYLAAAFTGVIGIQVFINIGVVTGILPVTGITLPFISYGGSSLMLLLSAVGILMSISRTT; this is encoded by the coding sequence GTGCAAAGCGCAAAAACAACAGACTGGATGATTCCCATCGCCACCGTCAGTCTCTTGGTGATCGGACTGCTCATGGTGCATAGCGCCAGCACGTACCTTTCTGCTGAACGGCATGCGGATGCATTCTATTATTTTAAGCGGCAGTTGATGTGGGCGTGCATTGGTTTGTTTTTTATGTTTGGCTTAAGCCGTATCGATTATCGGATTCTTTTGAAATATGCGCGTCCGATCCTCTTTTTTTGTGTCGTTTTTTTGGCGCTCGTGCTTGTTCCGCACGTCGGTCAAGTGCGCGGCGGGTCGCGCGCGTGGCTTGGCATTGGAACGTTTGGCATACAGCCGTCTGAGTTTGCAAAGTTTGGTCTGTTGATTTTTCTTAGCGCATACCTGAGTGATCAGCCTGACCGCATGCTTTCATTTAAAAAAGGACTCATCCCGCCACTTCTCATCATGGCGCTGTTCATCGGGTTGATCATGCTTGAGCCAGATCTTGGCCAGAGCGCGGTCATTGCAGGTGCGACGCTGCTTCTCGTCTTTGTGGCAGGCGCGCGCATGCGCCATCTTTTAAGCCTCCTGGCCGTCGGGCTTGTGCTTTTTACCGGATTGATCGCGGCAGCTCCCTATCGTCTCATGCGAATTCTTTCTTTTCTTGATCCGTGGAAATATCCGCGCGGGATCGGCTATCATATTATCATGTCGCTGATCGCCGTTGGCCGCGGTGCGTTTTTAGGGCAGGGGCTTGGCAATAGCACACAAAAGTTTCTGTATCTCCCGGAGCCGCAGACTGACTTTATTTTTGCGATTTTGACCGAAGAGCTGGGGTTTCTCGGCGCGCTGCTCACACTTTTCCTGTTTGCTGTGTTGATTTGGCGCGGTTTGCGTGTCGCGATGCAGGCGCGTGACCGGTTTGGGGCATACCTCGCCGCCGCATTCACTGGCGTCATTGGCATTCAAGTATTTATAAACATCGGTGTCGTGACGGGAATTCTCCCCGTGACGGGGATTACCCTCCCATTTATCAGCTATGGCGGATCTTCACTCATGCTCTTGCTTTCGGCCGTCGGAATTCTTATGTCCATTTCTCGCACGACGTAA